The Polynucleobacter sp. VK25 genome segment GCCCTTTTAGAAAATAAGGCCTAGACCAATCTTGAAAATGATTCGATCCATTCTCTTTGCCTTATTTTTGGTGATATTCACGCCAATCTGGTCGGTGTTGTGCATGATCGCCTTCCCATTTTTGAGCCCAGAAAACCGCTATACCTTTATTGGACTCTGGAACAAAATTGTTATTGCTCTACTGAAGCCGCTGTGTGGAATTCATTATGAAATCCGCGGCATGGAAAACATGCAGGCGGTACTCAATGAACGCGTCATCATCCTCAGCAAACATCAATCCGCTTACGAAACAATTGCCTATATCGCATTACTGCCAAAACAACTTTGCTTCGTCTTTAAGCGTGAGTTACTCTGGATTCCATTCTTTGGTTGGGCGCTAGCCTTGCTAAAAATGATTCACATCAATCGTTCCAATAAGCAGACCGCAGCTCACTCCGTAGCAACTCAAGGTCGTAAACGCTTGAGCGAAGGCAAGTGGATCATGCTCTTTCCGGAAGGCACCAGAACGCCTATTGGCTCCAACAAACCCTATCGCAAGGGCGGCGCTCGCTTGGCAAGTGCCACAGATGCCTTAGTGATTCCAATTGCGCACAACGCTGGTCGCTGCTGGCCAAAGAATAGCTTTATCAAGCAACCTGGCACTGTCATTTTCTCCATTGGGCCCGCCATTAGCTCAACCAATAAGTCAGCAGAAGAGCTGCAAAGAGAAGTAGAAGGCTGGATTGAGGCTGAAATGCGGGTGATTGATCCTAGCGCTTATAAATAATTTTTATAGGGCAAGAACTTTAGCCCACTCAATATAGCGATCAACAGAAATGTCTTGAGCTCTTGCCTTAAGTTCCACCTCAGTCAAATTTAATCTATCGGCAAATGCACTCAAGTTAGTCCGCAACATTTTTCTTCTTTGGGAAAAGGCTGCAGCAACCACTTTCTCTAAAGAGTTCCACTGCGCAGAAGATAACGCAAAGTCTCTTCTCGGAATCATTCGTACAACAGCAGAATTGACTTTAGGTTGTGGATCAAATGCTTCCGGCGGAACCTCCAATACCAGCTCCATGTCATAACGGGCCTGGAGCATGACTGATAGCCGACTAAAGTCAGAGCCTCCCGCTTTCGCAACCATCCGCTCCACTACCTCGGCTTGCAACATAAATACCTGCTCATCAATATAACTCGCGGCCGCTACCAAATGAAACAGTAGTGGGGAGGAGATGTTGTATGGCAGATTGCCTACTACCTTGCATAAACCCTGCTTGGTAGCGCGATTCTGTGCCCATGCCAAGAAATCGAACTTGAGAGCATCGCCCTCAATTACCGTAAGACCTTTGAGATTTTTCTCGTTCCAAAAAGCCACCAAATCACGATCAATCTCCAGAAGATCTAATTGATCTAAATTGCTAAGCAGGGGAAGTGTTAATGCACCAAGACCAGGTCCGATCTCAATAACGTGCATATCTGCACTGGGATTAATGAGTGCAACAATTGAATAAATAATCCCGTTATCTTGCAGAAAGTTTTGACCAAATCGTTTACGAGCGCGGTGCATGAATTAGTTTTGTTTTCTTTGATTTACGGCTAGTTGATAGGCTAAACGTAAAGCCTCAAGCATGCTACCTGAGTCTGCAATCCCTTTGCCGGCGATATCTAAGGCCGTTCCATGATCTACCGATGTACGAATGATGGGTAGCCCCAGAGTGACATTCACTCCATTGCCAAAAGTTACAAATTTAAATGGCGCCAAACCTTGATCGTGATACATCGCAATGAAAGCATCTACTTGTGCAACAGCTTCGGGGTCAAACATCGTATCACCTGGATAAGGACCGGAGACATGGATTCCCATCTTCTGTGCAGCTTCAATTGCAGGTGAAATGATTTCGATTTCTTCGCGCCCCAAGTAACCCGACTCTCCTGCATGAGGGTTTAAACCCGCCATCCGAATAAGGGGCTCAGCAATTCCGAATTTCTTTTGCAAATCCTGGTTAACGATTTGAATTGTTTCCAATATGAGATCAAAACTCAGTGCTTGCGGAATCTGTTTTAAAGGAAGATGGGTTGTGACTAGGGCAACTCTTAAATCTCTTGCTGCCTTGAGCCCTAAAAAACCACTTGGCAATGATGCGCACAACATCATCACCACATGAGAAATATTGCAGCGCTGTGCTAGATACTCTGTGTGCCCTGTAAATTGAGTGCCAGCGTCATTAATAACGCTTTTCTGCAGAGGTGCAGTCACCATGGCATCAAAGTGCCCTTGCAGGCATCCATCGATGGCTTGATCCAGCATATTGACAACATACTGAGAATTACTCGAATTGAGTACTCCAGAAACCACAGGAGCCCCAAGCGCAATTGACTGTACTTGCAGTCGACTAGAAAGTTCTGGACTTAGATTGGGTAATGCTAATAATTGAACATCGCCCAATAATGTGATTTGAGCATCAGCATGCTCACGCAAAAACTCAAGCGATGCGGCTAAAGAAACTTCTGGGCCAATACCAGCAGGTTCGCCGGTACTTACAACGAGCTTAACGAGGTGGGCTGCTTGCTGGATCATCTGAGTTCAGAATTTTTACTGTTGCGTTATCACGTAGCTCGCGCATCCATTCTTGATATGCTTGTTCAAACTTTCTCTCACGGATAGCCGCACGCGCAAATTGACGTTGCTTCTCAACAGTAAGCTGACCTTCACGACGCTCAAGCACCTGAATCAAATGCCAACCAAATTCTGTTTTAACTGGGCTACTAACCTCACCAATTTGTAAACGATTCATGGCTTGTTCGAACTCTGGAACCAAATCTCCAGGCCCCATCCAGCCCAACTCACCGCCATTGGGGGCTGAACCATCTTCAGAATACTTTTTTGCAAGCTCAGAAAAGTCTGCGGTCTTAGTGCGGATTTGATCACGAAATCCTTGCAAACGTCTCTCGGCATCTTGATCAGTCAAGCCTGCACGACTTCTTAGCAAAATATGACGAGCGAGAGTTTGAGTAATAGGAATATTTTGTGGGGTGGTGGATCCAGCATCCGGTGCCGCAGCTTGCTGCTGGGGAGCGCTTGCGCCTGCCGCACGACGATCCAAAACCTTCAGAACATGGTATCCAGCGGGACTCTTCACTACCGCATTAGCAGTCTGACCACTACCAGTATTACGGATAGCTTCATAAAATAATTGCGGTAAACGATCAGGAGTTCTGTACCCTAACTCTTGAAATTTAATCTTTGGATTTTCTTTTGCCGCCATCGCACCAAGCTGCAAGAAATCAACATCTCCACGCGCATCGCGCAATAAAGCATCTGCCTTCTTCTTGGCCTCAGCTTGAGTGCCCGCTCCAGCACCGGCATCAACCGGAATAAAGATTTGAGCTACATCAATCTCCTCTAACTCGCCTTTGGCTGCCGGGGTTGATCTTGGGGCGCCACCTGATGCCATAGCTCGCGTACGTTCAGCAATGAAGTTATCTATCTCAGCATCTGAGATTTTGAGCTTACCCTCAACTTCTCGTTCTCGATAGCGAGTAACAATGATATCGTCACGCAACATCTCTCTATAGCGCTCAAATGTGCTTCCTGTTGCAATGACTTTAGCTTTGAATTCTGCATAACTTGACTTGTTTTTAGCAGCAATGTCTTCAATAATTTTATCTAGCTCTTTATTGGTAACCTTTACTCCTTCTTGCGCGGCATTTTGCAGTTGAATTTTTTCTAAAATCAGTCTTTCTAAAATTGCCTTACGTAATGTGACATCATCAGGCAACTTTGCACCCTGCTTTTTCAGCGCTGCAATTCGATCATCAATTTCCTTGCGCGTTACAAAACCTGTATTAACTACTGCTACGACACCATCAATATTACGAATCTTATCTTCCGCAATGGCATTTGTCTTTGCCGTATCTTGAGCAAATGC includes the following:
- the rsmA gene encoding 16S rRNA (adenine(1518)-N(6)/adenine(1519)-N(6))-dimethyltransferase RsmA, with the translated sequence MHRARKRFGQNFLQDNGIIYSIVALINPSADMHVIEIGPGLGALTLPLLSNLDQLDLLEIDRDLVAFWNEKNLKGLTVIEGDALKFDFLAWAQNRATKQGLCKVVGNLPYNISSPLLFHLVAAASYIDEQVFMLQAEVVERMVAKAGGSDFSRLSVMLQARYDMELVLEVPPEAFDPQPKVNSAVVRMIPRRDFALSSAQWNSLEKVVAAAFSQRRKMLRTNLSAFADRLNLTEVELKARAQDISVDRYIEWAKVLAL
- a CDS encoding peptidylprolyl isomerase, producing MFAIFLGLGLFANIAFAQDTAKTNAIAEDKIRNIDGVVAVVNTGFVTRKEIDDRIAALKKQGAKLPDDVTLRKAILERLILEKIQLQNAAQEGVKVTNKELDKIIEDIAAKNKSSYAEFKAKVIATGSTFERYREMLRDDIIVTRYREREVEGKLKISDAEIDNFIAERTRAMASGGAPRSTPAAKGELEEIDVAQIFIPVDAGAGAGTQAEAKKKADALLRDARGDVDFLQLGAMAAKENPKIKFQELGYRTPDRLPQLFYEAIRNTGSGQTANAVVKSPAGYHVLKVLDRRAAGASAPQQQAAAPDAGSTTPQNIPITQTLARHILLRSRAGLTDQDAERRLQGFRDQIRTKTADFSELAKKYSEDGSAPNGGELGWMGPGDLVPEFEQAMNRLQIGEVSSPVKTEFGWHLIQVLERREGQLTVEKQRQFARAAIRERKFEQAYQEWMRELRDNATVKILNSDDPASSPPR
- a CDS encoding 1-acyl-sn-glycerol-3-phosphate acyltransferase — encoded protein: MKMIRSILFALFLVIFTPIWSVLCMIAFPFLSPENRYTFIGLWNKIVIALLKPLCGIHYEIRGMENMQAVLNERVIILSKHQSAYETIAYIALLPKQLCFVFKRELLWIPFFGWALALLKMIHINRSNKQTAAHSVATQGRKRLSEGKWIMLFPEGTRTPIGSNKPYRKGGARLASATDALVIPIAHNAGRCWPKNSFIKQPGTVIFSIGPAISSTNKSAEELQREVEGWIEAEMRVIDPSAYK
- the pdxA gene encoding 4-hydroxythreonine-4-phosphate dehydrogenase PdxA, producing the protein MIQQAAHLVKLVVSTGEPAGIGPEVSLAASLEFLREHADAQITLLGDVQLLALPNLSPELSSRLQVQSIALGAPVVSGVLNSSNSQYVVNMLDQAIDGCLQGHFDAMVTAPLQKSVINDAGTQFTGHTEYLAQRCNISHVVMMLCASLPSGFLGLKAARDLRVALVTTHLPLKQIPQALSFDLILETIQIVNQDLQKKFGIAEPLIRMAGLNPHAGESGYLGREEIEIISPAIEAAQKMGIHVSGPYPGDTMFDPEAVAQVDAFIAMYHDQGLAPFKFVTFGNGVNVTLGLPIIRTSVDHGTALDIAGKGIADSGSMLEALRLAYQLAVNQRKQN